In one Dehalogenimonas formicexedens genomic region, the following are encoded:
- a CDS encoding cobalt-precorrin-7 (C(5))-methyltransferase: MKWNGLSKAAGCWDLSQPNKVGVSIIGTGPGNGEFITPISERSLDESQIVIGWPRSLRELGLNLKQKVVLQQDASTYQNVQYQSWELGLISNQDVAVLIQDDPTTYPASHDFEKLFPCYKIELVPAISSLQLLAAAACISLEDSLLVVYAPDPQGNIDQNDLMRKRQRMIRSFRNGYNLIVLSDIEQTLSQTASFLLKNRISKNTETVVGECMGCADEQVRTLTLSEVAAGNFHWISCMVVRKEKN; the protein is encoded by the coding sequence ATGAAGTGGAACGGGTTGTCTAAGGCGGCGGGTTGTTGGGACCTGTCTCAACCCAACAAAGTTGGGGTGTCGATAATCGGCACAGGCCCGGGCAATGGTGAGTTCATTACTCCGATATCAGAGAGATCGCTTGATGAAAGCCAAATCGTCATCGGATGGCCGCGGTCGCTTAGAGAACTCGGACTTAATTTGAAGCAAAAAGTCGTTTTGCAGCAGGATGCGTCGACTTATCAGAATGTTCAATACCAAAGTTGGGAACTGGGGCTAATAAGTAATCAAGATGTGGCGGTATTAATCCAGGATGATCCCACTACCTACCCTGCCAGTCATGATTTCGAAAAACTGTTTCCTTGCTACAAAATCGAGCTAGTTCCTGCCATCTCGAGCCTGCAACTCCTCGCTGCGGCAGCTTGCATATCACTCGAGGATTCGCTGCTGGTGGTTTACGCTCCCGATCCCCAAGGCAATATAGACCAAAATGACCTGATGCGGAAAAGGCAGCGGATGATCCGGTCTTTTCGCAACGGTTACAATTTGATTGTTTTAAGTGACATTGAACAGACCTTGTCTCAGACGGCATCTTTCCTTCTGAAGAATCGGATCTCGAAAAACACTGAAACAGTGGTGGGTGAATGCATGGGATGTGCGGATGAACAAGTCCGCACTCTTACTCTATCAGAAGTGGCCGCTGGCAATTTCCATTGGATATCCTGCATGGTAGTAAGGAAGGAAAAGAATTGA
- a CDS encoding adenosylcobinamide amidohydrolase, with amino-acid sequence MPVSAIERRPVTELEGLSAETIYYTALGVPNNVFAIKFDEARNVISSRHGLVKAKILFNCHIPDELGLYMHDQSKDHFYYYEQLLKDILTEHRVDIRDTAFLSTGVPMGNLAWAVERYEELWVACFTTAGVRHNAVRIGRDKSVGMERKGQFIPFGTICHVMVTNGTLDPGALVSSVITVTEAKNVALQELDIRSSKHPEWLATGTGTDQVIVASGFGEKCQYVQGHTIMGEMMALSVIRSTQEAIATSIRNSKETC; translated from the coding sequence ATGCCAGTTTCAGCGATCGAAAGACGCCCTGTAACCGAACTCGAAGGTCTTTCTGCCGAGACCATTTATTATACGGCGCTTGGCGTACCCAACAATGTCTTTGCCATAAAATTTGACGAGGCTAGAAATGTCATCAGCAGTCGTCATGGGTTAGTCAAAGCGAAAATACTTTTTAACTGCCACATCCCCGACGAACTCGGACTATACATGCATGATCAGAGTAAAGATCATTTCTACTACTATGAGCAACTGCTGAAAGACATCCTCACAGAACACAGGGTGGACATCAGGGACACTGCCTTCCTCTCCACCGGTGTGCCGATGGGGAATTTAGCGTGGGCGGTAGAGCGCTACGAGGAGTTGTGGGTCGCCTGTTTCACCACCGCGGGTGTACGCCACAACGCTGTCCGGATTGGCCGCGATAAATCAGTGGGCATGGAGAGGAAAGGACAGTTCATTCCCTTTGGCACGATCTGCCACGTCATGGTGACCAATGGGACGTTAGACCCTGGGGCTTTGGTGTCGTCGGTCATCACCGTTACCGAAGCCAAAAATGTGGCTCTCCAGGAACTCGACATCAGGAGTTCCAAGCACCCGGAGTGGCTGGCTACCGGGACTGGCACCGACCAGGTGATTGTGGCTTCAGGTTTTGGAGAAAAGTGCCAGTACGTCCAGGGCCATACGATTATGGGTGAGATGATGGCGCTTTCTGTAATCCGTTCGACCCAGGAGGCAATAGCGACAAGCATCCGAAATTCCAAAGAAACCTGTTAA
- a CDS encoding radical SAM protein — protein MKTNIYHITHTPATDSVSLRFWGCNMACLGCLCKEGIYDHLLKDDDQKYFANAPNAPERLLDLDQVLDRLDELNPRRIYLTGEEATLDPNYAAITKAFHEQFNSENVLYTNGFKMPSMDDTDSVEVGIKAITEELHQWYTGRSAEPVKNNFIRYARSGVRLTAASILIPGLVEIAEIERIAQFIAGIDRNIPYYVLPYFPAGENKWRKTKPEEVAEAVERVSRYLTNVSGCQGVKKEILHEVERVV, from the coding sequence TTGAAAACCAATATCTACCATATCACTCATACTCCAGCCACCGACAGTGTTTCACTACGTTTCTGGGGCTGCAACATGGCCTGTTTGGGATGTTTGTGCAAGGAAGGTATCTACGATCACCTCCTTAAAGATGATGACCAAAAATACTTTGCAAATGCTCCGAATGCGCCGGAGCGCCTGTTAGACCTGGATCAAGTGCTTGATCGACTTGATGAACTCAATCCCAGACGAATATATCTCACTGGCGAAGAAGCAACTCTCGATCCGAATTACGCGGCGATCACCAAAGCTTTCCATGAGCAGTTCAACTCAGAAAACGTCCTTTACACAAACGGCTTCAAGATGCCATCAATGGACGACACTGATTCGGTTGAAGTGGGTATCAAAGCCATCACGGAGGAACTTCACCAGTGGTATACCGGCAGATCAGCTGAGCCGGTAAAGAATAACTTCATTAGGTACGCCCGTTCCGGGGTTAGACTAACCGCGGCTTCGATTTTGATTCCTGGACTAGTGGAGATCGCCGAAATTGAGCGTATCGCCCAATTTATCGCCGGAATCGACCGGAATATCCCCTACTACGTCTTGCCTTATTTTCCGGCAGGGGAAAACAAGTGGCGGAAAACAAAACCGGAAGAAGTTGCAGAGGCTGTTGAGCGAGTAAGCCGTTACCTGACCAACGTATCGGGCTGCCAGGGTGTGAAAAAGGAAATCCTGCATGAAGTGGAACGGGTTGTCTAA
- a CDS encoding IS3 family transposase (programmed frameshift), with product MPRKSFTPEQIINKLREAEVLISQGTTLSVMLKKIGVSDCTYYRWRQEFGGMRIEQAKRLKELEQENARLKRLVADLSLDKAILAEAAPGKLLSPSRRRKVIIRISDALHISQRRACMVLGQTRSTQRRSHNSSAEEESLTDDIISLATKFGRYGYRRITAMLKSEGWMVNHKRVERIWRQEGLKVPQKQPRRKRLWLNDNSCIRLRPEHKDHVWSYDFVKRRTENGKAFRILTIIDEFTRECPALLVARSIPSHDVIDQLFQLFVLRGIPEYIRSDNGTEFTARQIRKWLARIGVKTLFIEPGSPWENGYIESFNGKLSDELLDREIFSTLTEAKVLIEQWRRDYNQIRPHSSLGYRPPAPEAKIAAITT from the exons ATGCCCAGGAAATCTTTCACGCCAGAGCAGATCATCAACAAGCTCCGAGAGGCTGAGGTCCTTATCAGCCAAGGTACTACCCTCTCCGTAATGCTCAAGAAGATCGGAGTCAGCGACTGCACCTATTATCGCTGGCGCCAGGAGTTCGGTGGCATGCGCATCGAGCAGGCAAAACGACTTAAGGAACTCGAACAAGAGAACGCACGCCTGAAGCGCCTGGTGGCTGATCTATCTCTCGATAAGGCCATCCTGGCCGAAGCCGCCC CGGGGAAACTCCTAAGCCCGTCCAGGAGAAGGAAGGTGATTATCCGAATATCGGATGCACTTCATATCTCCCAGAGGCGGGCATGTATGGTATTAGGTCAGACGAGATCTACTCAACGGCGGAGTCACAACTCAAGTGCCGAAGAGGAGAGTCTGACGGACGATATCATTTCCCTGGCCACCAAGTTTGGCCGGTATGGCTACCGGCGTATTACGGCTATGCTCAAATCGGAAGGCTGGATGGTAAATCACAAGAGGGTGGAAAGAATATGGCGGCAGGAAGGTTTAAAGGTGCCCCAGAAGCAACCAAGGCGTAAAAGACTATGGCTTAACGACAACTCGTGCATCCGTTTGAGGCCGGAACACAAGGACCACGTTTGGAGCTACGACTTTGTTAAACGTAGGACAGAGAACGGCAAGGCTTTCAGGATACTGACCATTATCGATGAGTTCACTAGGGAGTGCCCGGCGCTGCTGGTGGCCCGCAGTATCCCTTCTCATGATGTCATAGACCAGCTTTTCCAACTCTTTGTGCTCCGGGGAATACCTGAGTACATCCGCTCCGACAATGGAACCGAATTCACCGCCAGGCAGATACGCAAATGGCTGGCCAGGATTGGAGTTAAAACGCTATTCATCGAGCCAGGGAGCCCATGGGAAAACGGCTACATTGAGTCCTTCAATGGCAAGCTCAGTGATGAACTCCTGGACCGGGAAATATTCAGTACGTTAACTGAGGCGAAGGTATTGATTGAGCAGTGGAGGAGGGACTACAATCAGATCCGGCCCCACAGCTCACTCGGCTACCGTCCACCGGCGCCAGAGGCCAAGATAGCTGCAATAACTACTTAA
- a CDS encoding radical SAM protein, which produces MNVYHITYEPSFRILDLHFWGCNLHCLGCYKNFEIHDLGLNENAVEQLSHAAPAEPPTHFFTLAEVLHKTQGLDPKYTIFMGQEAIMDPELPALAASLHERDHSQQILLTNGLKVGDLKDIDEVVFSFKTYFKAAHKRYTGQTNETIMTNFKHIFDNGKKLQAEIAYIPGIVEEPDIKQLAKFIAGIDKNILFRVTSYFAVPKAPWHSATREQVENAARMAKLYLNNVTTVTSEEKSGQWKPVVVS; this is translated from the coding sequence ATGAATGTCTACCACATCACCTATGAACCATCTTTTCGGATTTTAGACCTCCATTTTTGGGGCTGCAATCTCCATTGCCTTGGCTGCTACAAGAATTTTGAGATTCATGACTTGGGACTGAATGAGAATGCGGTTGAACAGTTGTCTCATGCCGCCCCAGCCGAGCCGCCAACCCACTTTTTTACTCTGGCAGAGGTCCTGCATAAAACCCAAGGCCTCGATCCGAAATACACTATTTTTATGGGGCAAGAGGCTATCATGGATCCCGAACTGCCGGCCTTGGCGGCATCCCTCCATGAGAGAGACCATAGTCAACAGATTCTTCTAACCAACGGGCTTAAGGTGGGCGACCTGAAAGATATCGATGAGGTAGTATTCAGCTTCAAAACTTACTTCAAAGCAGCCCACAAAAGATATACCGGGCAAACGAACGAAACGATCATGACCAATTTCAAACACATTTTTGACAACGGTAAGAAGTTACAGGCCGAGATAGCGTACATTCCGGGTATCGTGGAAGAGCCTGATATAAAGCAACTGGCAAAATTTATTGCCGGGATCGATAAGAACATTCTCTTCCGCGTGACATCTTATTTCGCCGTACCCAAGGCGCCGTGGCATTCGGCGACCCGCGAGCAGGTTGAAAACGCCGCCAGAATGGCAAAACTTTATCTCAACAACGTGACAACGGTCACCTCAGAAGAGAAAAGCGGCCAATGGAAACCAGTGGTGGTGTCGTAA
- a CDS encoding Crp/Fnr family transcriptional regulator — MSDFWLFESLNASEKEYVRTLFRRPMYGKGEYLFMQGEPSTAVFMVFEGKIKLFKTSDEGKEIVLGYLTSHDLFGEEVLFNDSVHALSAQAMERSRLCACYKTDFESLIAQNSSIAIKTIRILSERLGTMNERLADMAICDTQTRLARMLGRLAQEHGEVTKDGRRLAFRMTHDELGALTGTSRVMVTNVLKNLKKAGIVKDDLEHKFIISNWFLKEMELHPRNEVEELVPNLNCQCLSQS, encoded by the coding sequence ATGTCTGACTTTTGGTTGTTCGAATCGCTAAATGCTTCAGAGAAAGAATATGTTCGGACTTTGTTTCGCCGACCGATGTATGGTAAAGGTGAATACCTGTTCATGCAGGGGGAGCCTTCGACAGCGGTGTTCATGGTTTTCGAGGGCAAAATTAAGCTTTTCAAGACGTCCGATGAGGGCAAAGAAATTGTCTTGGGCTATCTGACATCACACGATCTTTTCGGTGAGGAAGTCCTATTCAACGATAGTGTTCATGCCCTTTCAGCTCAGGCTATGGAAAGATCCCGCCTTTGCGCCTGTTATAAGACAGATTTCGAATCACTTATCGCTCAGAATTCGTCAATAGCGATCAAAACAATCCGAATTTTAAGCGAACGTTTGGGAACGATGAATGAGCGGCTGGCTGACATGGCAATTTGTGATACTCAGACGAGATTAGCTCGGATGCTTGGCCGTCTGGCTCAAGAACACGGTGAAGTAACAAAGGATGGCCGAAGATTGGCTTTTAGAATGACTCACGATGAATTGGGAGCGCTGACTGGGACATCCAGAGTAATGGTAACTAACGTCCTGAAAAATCTTAAAAAGGCTGGCATAGTTAAGGACGATTTGGAACATAAATTTATCATAAGCAATTGGTTCCTAAAAGAGATGGAATTGCACCCCAGAAATGAAGTTGAAGAACTAGTCCCGAATCTAAATTGCCAATGCCTATCTCAGTCTTAA
- a CDS encoding adenosylcobalamin-dependent ribonucleoside-diphosphate reductase: MELSQNARIILNKRYLKKDEGGNIIETPEDMFRRVANVIASVERRYKTDETAWADEFYRMMTGLEFLPNSPTLLNAGRERGLLSSCFVLPVEDSIEGISCALVKAMTIHKFGGGTGFSFGHIRPEGDLVSGNLSSAGGPVKLIKVFSEATNYIRQAGVRCGCNSASLPVNHPDILKFIQAKRDGSASANFATNIEITDDFVDRVRHGKYCQLINPRNGVVTGEIPARVIMDSIAEGAWETGDPGIMFIDRINDSNPTPQLGNFETTDPCGGQLLVPFESATLGTINLSLMVSEDSEKPSIDYLRLGDVIPKAVRFLDNVLDVNLYPLGDVEKASRATRKIGLGLMGFAELLIKLGIRYDSDQALEIADELMWFVRTKTYEASENLARERGTFPAFTGSVFDRQDGHPMRHASCLTFTNTGTTSILANTSCGIHPIYAMVMVRNILDGERLLDINQAFEQIAKKFGFFNSKLVEELLSGVSPVNCQRIPEPFRQLFVTARDIDPEWCIRMQAVFQRHIDNAISQTVNFPKSATVEDIKSMFLKAYDLGLKGVTAYRDTSRDAQVLCTGPECVEVAQRYFQSNGMVEAV, from the coding sequence ATGGAACTTAGCCAAAACGCCCGCATTATTTTAAACAAGCGCTATCTTAAAAAGGATGAGGGTGGAAACATTATCGAGACGCCCGAGGACATGTTCCGCCGGGTAGCCAACGTCATCGCTTCGGTAGAAAGGCGTTATAAGACAGACGAAACGGCATGGGCGGATGAGTTCTATCGGATGATGACCGGACTTGAATTCCTGCCCAATTCGCCGACCCTTTTAAACGCCGGTCGCGAAAGGGGGCTGTTATCGTCGTGTTTCGTGCTGCCTGTTGAGGATTCGATTGAAGGTATAAGTTGTGCCTTGGTTAAAGCGATGACCATCCATAAATTCGGCGGTGGTACCGGGTTTTCCTTCGGGCACATCAGGCCGGAAGGTGACCTGGTGTCCGGAAATCTGAGCTCTGCCGGAGGGCCGGTCAAACTGATCAAGGTGTTTTCCGAAGCGACCAATTACATACGACAGGCGGGGGTGCGCTGTGGCTGTAACTCCGCAAGCCTACCGGTCAACCACCCAGATATCCTCAAGTTCATTCAGGCTAAGCGAGATGGGTCGGCCTCAGCCAATTTTGCCACGAATATCGAGATCACTGATGACTTTGTTGATCGGGTCAGGCATGGAAAATATTGTCAACTGATTAATCCCCGTAACGGTGTGGTAACTGGAGAAATCCCTGCCAGGGTAATTATGGACAGCATTGCAGAAGGCGCCTGGGAGACCGGAGACCCGGGGATCATGTTCATCGATCGGATAAATGACAGCAACCCCACCCCCCAGTTGGGTAATTTCGAGACGACGGATCCCTGCGGTGGCCAGCTCCTGGTGCCTTTCGAATCCGCTACCCTGGGAACGATAAACCTGTCGCTCATGGTTTCAGAGGATAGTGAGAAACCTTCGATCGATTACCTGCGGCTGGGAGATGTTATTCCGAAAGCGGTGAGGTTTTTGGACAACGTTCTCGATGTTAATCTTTATCCGCTTGGCGACGTCGAAAAGGCATCGAGAGCCACTCGGAAAATCGGCTTAGGGCTCATGGGTTTTGCAGAACTCCTGATCAAACTTGGCATCCGTTACGATTCTGACCAAGCGCTGGAAATAGCCGATGAACTAATGTGGTTTGTCCGCACAAAAACCTACGAAGCCAGCGAGAACCTGGCTAGGGAACGGGGGACTTTTCCGGCATTCACTGGGAGCGTTTTTGATCGTCAGGATGGTCACCCGATGCGCCATGCCTCCTGCCTGACCTTCACCAATACCGGTACGACCAGCATCCTGGCCAATACTTCTTGCGGCATTCATCCAATATACGCCATGGTCATGGTACGCAATATTCTCGACGGTGAGCGTCTATTGGATATTAACCAAGCCTTTGAACAAATCGCCAAAAAATTTGGGTTCTTCAACTCCAAACTCGTTGAGGAACTCCTGTCCGGGGTGAGCCCAGTCAACTGCCAAAGAATCCCCGAGCCTTTCCGCCAGCTTTTCGTTACTGCCCGGGACATTGATCCAGAGTGGTGCATTCGGATGCAGGCAGTTTTCCAGAGACACATCGACAATGCCATTTCTCAGACGGTTAATTTTCCAAAAAGTGCTACCGTGGAAGACATCAAGTCCATGTTTTTGAAAGCCTATGATTTAGGTTTAAAAGGAGTCACTGCCTACCGCGACACCAGCCGCGATGCTCAGGTATTGTGCACCGGGCCGGAGTGCGTCGAGGTAGCCCAGAGATATTTCCAAAGCAATGGTATGGTTGAGGCGGTTTGA
- a CDS encoding reductive dehalogenase, translating to MTKYHVTHTEKAFTTHFDLPSHVFQQSIASDTFHDLDEVLASQLAKNQRPWWVSPLEINHPTCEINWENIHRFDGRESLHTIHSLAKYIGGIQAVYDSINSGHRALLSEIRHSRLTLFRQALIEGSRIKPYFAKTFLGREHAETSSAYREPITWQGTPEENLGILTAAARYFGAYTIGTMELNSLERKLLFTYPRGNNNPPAKYGKTKATTNDFTHDWPPPNDIIKPIVFEDVTRAYESANRYVIPKKKLWIVSIMMPPIRSTHENSSIWGPRYYDNSYRTHTAVQTCLQDFLRAIGYQGMGYMDDTQGLLPAAAAAILSGLAEVTRNNNYCFCPKPQNNSSYFSMITDLPLAPTGPIDSGVFRYCHTCFKCATVCPSGAISNHSEASWEPPTFEGMSNEYTVPGKKLFFNKTHLCKKHSLEQSSECNLCLATCPFCSSLLNIPRSF from the coding sequence ATGACCAAATATCATGTTACCCACACAGAAAAAGCCTTCACAACCCACTTTGATCTCCCTTCACATGTTTTTCAACAGTCAATTGCTAGTGACACTTTCCATGACCTTGACGAGGTGCTGGCATCCCAATTAGCCAAAAATCAACGACCTTGGTGGGTTTCACCTCTCGAAATCAACCACCCCACTTGTGAAATTAATTGGGAAAATATTCACCGTTTTGACGGACGAGAGTCTTTGCACACGATCCATAGTCTCGCTAAATATATTGGCGGAATCCAAGCAGTTTACGATTCAATCAACTCGGGACACAGGGCTTTACTATCCGAAATACGCCACTCTCGACTAACACTTTTCCGTCAAGCCTTAATCGAAGGTAGTAGGATCAAACCGTATTTTGCGAAGACGTTTTTGGGGCGTGAACATGCAGAAACATCTTCCGCTTACAGGGAACCTATAACTTGGCAAGGTACACCGGAAGAAAACCTTGGAATTCTAACTGCTGCTGCTCGGTACTTTGGCGCATACACAATAGGGACCATGGAGCTTAACAGCCTCGAGCGTAAATTGCTTTTTACCTATCCGAGAGGAAACAATAATCCTCCTGCAAAATATGGGAAGACAAAAGCTACAACAAATGATTTCACGCATGATTGGCCGCCACCAAATGATATTATAAAACCCATCGTATTCGAGGATGTTACCCGGGCATACGAGTCGGCAAACCGATATGTCATACCAAAGAAAAAACTTTGGATTGTCAGTATCATGATGCCTCCGATTCGTTCGACTCACGAAAATTCTTCGATCTGGGGACCGCGTTATTACGATAACAGTTATAGGACGCATACAGCTGTACAAACGTGTCTTCAGGATTTCCTGAGAGCTATCGGATACCAAGGCATGGGGTACATGGATGATACACAGGGGCTGTTGCCTGCCGCTGCCGCCGCGATATTGTCAGGACTAGCCGAGGTCACAAGGAATAACAATTATTGTTTTTGTCCAAAGCCTCAGAACAATTCGAGTTATTTCAGTATGATCACAGATCTCCCGTTAGCTCCCACCGGTCCAATAGATTCCGGGGTGTTTCGCTATTGCCATACATGCTTTAAATGTGCAACCGTATGTCCGAGCGGCGCGATTTCGAACCATTCTGAAGCGAGTTGGGAACCGCCTACGTTCGAGGGGATGTCAAACGAATATACAGTGCCAGGTAAAAAATTGTTTTTTAATAAGACGCATTTGTGTAAGAAACACAGCCTCGAACAATCGAGTGAATGCAATTTATGTTTGGCCACATGCCCATTTTGCTCAAGCCTCCTCAATATTCCTCGATCATTTTAG
- a CDS encoding DUF1638 domain-containing protein — MRIGLLTCASMLDQVRLVTKTLPDNAYSIYPVLPCCLFPVGSQTLRTQIDKSVIANESTIIIYGSCHPDLEKLMNKYRDYSISMLGGKNCWEMSLPPSLLRKCLRNNEWMLSKPFLTKWRKEVIDGFGLNTKNGRVVLDSNVTKMVALRFKGIKFEEQIISEFADKVGIPYSIQEVSNSHLKIMLTKAVAKFDLPPIAIPLLK, encoded by the coding sequence ATGAGAATCGGCCTTTTAACCTGCGCTTCGATGCTTGACCAAGTAAGATTGGTAACAAAAACGTTACCTGATAACGCCTATTCTATATATCCGGTGTTACCCTGTTGCCTTTTTCCAGTTGGTAGTCAAACGTTAAGAACACAGATTGACAAGTCAGTAATAGCAAATGAATCAACTATTATTATTTACGGATCTTGCCATCCTGATCTTGAGAAACTCATGAACAAATACCGTGATTACTCGATATCTATGCTGGGAGGGAAGAATTGTTGGGAAATGTCACTTCCCCCTTCGTTGTTACGAAAATGCTTAAGGAATAATGAATGGATGTTGAGTAAACCCTTTTTGACTAAATGGAGGAAGGAAGTTATTGATGGTTTTGGGTTAAACACAAAAAATGGGAGAGTTGTCCTTGATTCCAACGTGACAAAAATGGTTGCGCTTAGGTTTAAAGGAATCAAGTTTGAAGAACAAATAATAAGCGAATTTGCCGACAAGGTTGGGATACCGTATTCGATACAAGAGGTAAGTAATTCACATCTTAAAATAATGTTGACCAAAGCGGTAGCTAAATTTGACCTGCCCCCGATAGCGATACCACTTCTTAAGTAG
- a CDS encoding diphthine--ammonia ligase translates to MDVFVSWSGGKDCSLSLFRALNIGHNVRCVASMFTREVGRLYPHHLTLKVVEQQAEAIDIPLTANWTDGAGYTTNYIKMLQNFRKDGITGAVFGDVSLGNPDALEHRMWIERVCRAADMEPILPLWDEDRESIINDLIDSGFVSLIIAADNSKLGRSWLGRTLDRDLLDELKSLYVTSTDGKVGLYHTLTVDGPIFKKRLALGQQKVVFKECGLYDGKPTVSPFWYLEIDNCSLIDKPEYGEETALLSNSMV, encoded by the coding sequence ATGGATGTGTTCGTATCTTGGAGCGGTGGAAAAGACTGTTCGCTATCTCTGTTCAGAGCACTCAATATTGGCCATAACGTTAGATGCGTTGCCAGCATGTTCACGCGTGAAGTGGGGCGGCTTTATCCTCATCACCTTACCCTTAAAGTAGTTGAGCAGCAGGCAGAAGCCATTGATATCCCCCTGACTGCCAATTGGACTGACGGAGCCGGTTATACCACCAATTACATCAAAATGCTTCAGAATTTCAGAAAAGACGGTATCACAGGTGCCGTTTTTGGCGATGTCAGCCTTGGTAATCCCGATGCCCTGGAACACCGGATGTGGATTGAAAGAGTCTGTCGAGCGGCAGACATGGAACCGATCTTACCTCTCTGGGATGAAGATCGTGAATCAATCATAAACGATCTCATAGATTCCGGATTTGTGAGTCTGATCATCGCCGCGGATAATTCGAAATTAGGTAGAAGTTGGCTCGGGAGAACTCTCGACCGAGATTTGCTGGATGAACTTAAATCACTATATGTCACCTCAACCGATGGTAAGGTAGGTTTGTACCATACACTAACTGTTGACGGGCCGATCTTTAAAAAGCGGCTTGCTTTAGGACAACAGAAGGTTGTCTTCAAAGAATGCGGCCTATACGATGGCAAACCAACTGTATCGCCCTTCTGGTATCTCGAAATTGACAATTGTTCACTTATCGATAAACCCGAATATGGCGAAGAAACCGCGTTATTATCCAACTCAATGGTATAA
- a CDS encoding pyridoxamine 5'-phosphate oxidase family protein, with protein sequence MAKMTKEVVALFQNPSVPKMVATISKKGELNVTPKTSMTAVDDETLAFADLYGRTTRTFKNLEETKKVAIVAINLPIAPPFTAYQIKGSFQKYHTSGPLFDNFAKAIKEAMGVNITGVGTVKVESVYSQAPQDKGKAV encoded by the coding sequence ATGGCCAAAATGACAAAAGAAGTGGTTGCTCTGTTCCAAAACCCGAGCGTTCCCAAAATGGTTGCGACGATAAGTAAAAAGGGTGAATTAAATGTCACACCTAAAACTAGTATGACCGCCGTAGATGACGAGACTCTTGCATTCGCAGATCTGTATGGCCGAACGACCAGGACATTTAAAAATCTTGAAGAAACGAAAAAAGTTGCAATCGTTGCCATCAATTTGCCAATAGCCCCTCCATTTACGGCTTATCAAATAAAAGGAAGTTTTCAAAAATATCACACGAGTGGGCCGTTATTTGACAATTTTGCTAAAGCCATCAAGGAAGCCATGGGCGTAAACATTACTGGAGTTGGTACTGTAAAGGTAGAGTCCGTCTATTCCCAGGCTCCTCAAGACAAAGGTAAAGCAGTATAG
- a CDS encoding radical SAM protein — translation MATLTEFTPSLSALKRSLTHVYHIAYAPAIKKAYLFHWGCNLKCKGCLCHKEINCMALEENLDVVFRDPRLRPPQTPAGSLSFDELITILEKVELAEVAFEGQEASLDPTLPEICRYLKGRNARVVLHTNGVAKADTANIDEVIVSLKAVTPRIYQEYTGLSNSFVLENFKRYHDSSVLLKAESVFIPGYIGFDETEKIARFISSVDKSIPYRIDAYFESGDNPWRAPEPAEMKEAVGIAKQHLANVYSTQQTKRELTKADLLYEVIRLY, via the coding sequence ATGGCTACCCTGACCGAATTTACACCCAGTTTAAGCGCCCTGAAAAGAAGCCTGACGCACGTCTATCACATCGCCTACGCGCCGGCGATTAAAAAGGCTTATCTGTTTCACTGGGGCTGCAACTTAAAATGTAAAGGGTGTCTATGCCATAAAGAAATCAACTGCATGGCACTGGAGGAAAACCTAGACGTGGTCTTCCGGGATCCCCGGCTCAGGCCGCCGCAGACTCCGGCGGGATCGCTTTCATTTGATGAACTCATAACCATCCTGGAAAAAGTGGAACTTGCCGAGGTAGCCTTTGAAGGCCAGGAAGCATCGCTTGATCCGACGCTACCGGAGATCTGCCGCTATTTAAAGGGCCGGAACGCAAGGGTAGTGCTTCATACTAACGGAGTGGCCAAGGCGGACACGGCCAATATTGACGAGGTGATAGTCAGTCTCAAGGCGGTGACGCCTCGAATCTACCAAGAATATACCGGTCTTTCGAACTCGTTCGTCCTTGAAAATTTCAAGCGGTACCATGATTCTAGTGTCCTTTTGAAAGCCGAGAGCGTCTTTATCCCCGGGTATATTGGGTTTGATGAGACTGAGAAGATTGCCAGGTTCATTAGTTCGGTTGATAAAAGCATTCCATACCGCATAGATGCTTATTTTGAATCCGGGGATAATCCCTGGCGGGCACCTGAGCCGGCAGAGATGAAAGAAGCGGTCGGCATCGCCAAACAACACCTTGCCAATGTCTACAGTACTCAGCAGACCAAAAGAGAACTCACCAAAGCCGACCTGCTATATGAAGTAATCCGGCTGTATTGA